The genomic DNA GGGTATGTCAACGTGAAGGTGGGCGAGCCGGTCGTGACGGTAATGCCCGACAAGCGGGGCCTTGAAGTCCGCATCGGCATCACCGAGGGTGAGCAGTTCAGTGTAGGCGCTCTCGGCTTCAAGGGTGACCTTCTCGAATCCGAAGCAGAACTGGCCAAGCAACTGAAGCTTAAGACGGGGGAGATATTCAGCAGGGGAACGCTCCGTGGCGATGTATTTACCCTTACCGATATCTACGCCGACAAAGGCTACGCATTCGCCAACATAACGCCACTTTCCAAAGCCGATGCAGAGCGCAAGATCATCGACGTGACCTTCGACCTGGAGAAGGGGGAGAAGGTCTACATAGACCGCATTAACATCGGCGGCAACGTCAAGACCAGGGACAAGGTCATTCGCCGCGAGATAAAACTGGCCGAAGGGGAACTTTACAGTGCTACGGCACTTAAACGAAGCAAGCAGAACCTGATGAACCTCGGGTTCTTCGAGGAGGCGAATCTAGCCACCGCCCGGGGACGTGCCGACAACAAGCTGAATCTGAACGTCGACGTGAAGGAGAAGCCGACGGGAACCTTCAGTATCGGAGGCGGCTACAGCTCTCTCGACGGCATAATCGGCCAGGGTTCGATCCAGCAGGCGAACTTCCTCGGCCTCGGCCTCAAGCTCAACGCTGCCGCCTCCATCGGTGGGAAATCCCAGACATACAACCTCGGCCTGACCGATCCCTACTTCCTCGATACCCGCTGGACACTCGGGGCGGACCTTTACCGTACCGAACGGGATTACCTCGACTTCACCCGCCGCGTCACCGGCGGCGACATAAAGGCCGGCTATCCCCTTTCCGATACGGTCAGCACCTTCTGGGTCTATAAATTCGAGGACAAGAAGGTGTACAATCTATCGGCCGCTCTCGAAAACAACATACTGACGGGGCAGGCACAACCGGTCGAGACTTCAGCCACCACGAGTTCCGTCACCGGCAGCATCACGCGTAATACGACCGACTACAGGCTCGATCCTTCTAGAGGGATGGTGAACAACCTGTCGGTCGAGGTGGCCGGGCTGGGAGGTACGAGCCGCTATGCCCGCTACATCGGCAATACTACCGTTTTCTTCCCTGCGTGGTGGGGCACGGTGTTTTCGCTTCGCGGTGAGGTCGGGCACATTCAGGGGATCGGAAAGCAGGTGCCCATCGACGAAAAGTTCTTCCTGGGGGGCATCAACACAATCCGCGGCTATGCTGGAAGGACCGTCAGTCCGGTAAACACCAACCGCCCGTTCTTGCCCGTCGATTCATCAGGTGAAGCTGCAAGGTCCCTTAACGAGGTATATCTGGGGGGGGACACGGAAGCATTTTTCAATGCCGAGTACCAGTTTCCCCTCATCAAGGATGCAGGGCTGAAAGGCGTTCTCTTCTTCGATACGGGGAACTCCTTCGACAGCAAAGCAGCCGTCTTTGACCGATTCCTTTCGAGCTACGGTTTCGGGATCAGGTGGTTTTCTCCCATGGGGCCGCTGCGTCTGGAGTACGGCATACCGCTTAACCCCCGCGCCGAGATCGACCAGTCGGGGGGAAGGCTCGAATTTTCCATCGGCGGCTTTTTCTGACACGCAGTATAAACGCAAGAAGACAAACTCAACCTGAAGGAGATGAACATGAAAAGAGCCATTACCGCATCCGTTCTTCTGCTTTGCCTTGCATTCGCCGCTCCCGTCCTTGCAGAGGGGGGGAAGATCGGTTCCGTGGATGTCCAGAAAGTCCTCCTCTTTTCGGAGTCCGGAAAGGGTGCCAAGGAGCAACTCGCCCAGAAGGCGAACAAGTACGAACTCGACAAGAACACCAAGGAAGAAGAGCTCAAGAAGCTGAAGGCTGAACTTGAGAAGCAGAGCGTCCTTCTTTCCGAGTCTGCTCGTATCACCAAGGAGAAGGACTATCAGCAGAAGCTCAAGGAGTACCAGCGTTTTCTCAAGGACGCGCAGGATGATCTTCAGGCGAAGAATGACGAGCTGACGAGCCGGATCGTCGACGAGATAGTCAAGGTCGTTCAGGACTACGGCCGCAAGAACAAGTACACCTTCATCTTCGTAAAGAACGAAGGAATGATTTATCAGGACGAGACTGCTGACGTGACGGATGACATCCTCAAGCAGTTCAACGCTTCGAAGAAAAAGTAGCCCGGAGCGGCAGGAGCGGAAACGTGGAAAAAACTCTCAACGAACTGGCCCAATATCTGGGCGGCACACTCGTCGGCGACGGGGAGGCCAGGATCACAGGACTTGCCGGGCTCGACGAAGCCGTGGAAGGCCAGATTACCTTCCTCGCCAATCCGAAGTATGCCGGGAAGGTATCGGACACCCGCGCTTCCGCCGTTGTCCTCCCTCCCGGAGCCGAAAGATACGGTCGCAACGCGATTCAGGTCGCCAATCCCTACCTGGCTTTCGCCAAGCTCCTGACACTTTTCCATGTACGGTCTCTGCCGGTGAAGGGGGTATGCGAAGGGGCCGTTGTGGGCAGCGGCGTCATTATGGGAACCGATGTGACGGTCCATCCTGGAGCGTGCATAATGGATGGTGTGAAGCTTGGTAACCGTGCGACGGTTTTCCCGGGGGCCGTGCTTTATGAAGGTGTGGAAATCGGCGACGATACCGTGATCCATGCCAACGTGACTATAAGGGAGCGGTGCCGGATCGGCAGCAGGGTTATCGTCCACAGTGGCACAGTCATCGGCAGCGACGGCTTCGGTTATGCTCCCGACGACGCCTCCTGGTACAAGATTCCCCAGATCGGCATAGTCGTTATAGAGGATGACGTGGAGGTCGGCGCCAATGTCGCCATCGACCGCGCCGCGCTTAACGTGACACTCATCAGGCGCGGGACCAAGATAGACAATCTGACCCAGATAGCTCACAACTGCGTCATCGGTGAGAACTGCATGATTGTCTCCCAGGTCGGCATCTCCGGGAGCACCACCATCGGTTCCCATGTTACCCTTGCAGGGCAGGTCGGCGTGGCGGGGCACATTCACATCGGTGACAATACGATGATAGGGGGCAAGTCCGGAGTAACCGGCAGTATCCCTGCCAACGGAATGTTCAGCGGCATTCCCGCTATTCCGCACAGGGAATGGCTGCGGGCGATGGGTACCGTGCCCAGGCTTCCGGAAATGAAGAAAAACATCAGCGCCCTTGAAAAGAGAATTCAGGAGCTGGAGGAAAAGCTGGAGCAGTTAAGTTCGAAGTAATTGATCTACTGAAATACAGGGAGGACGAATCATGCTTGACGTAAACCAGATCATGGAGATACTGCCCCACCGGTATCCGTTTCTGATGGTGGACAGGATTCTTGAGGTCGAGCCGGGGAAACGGATCGTCGGGATCAAGAATGTAACCATCAACGAACCCTTCTTTCCGGGGCACTTTCCTGGGCACCCCGTCATGCCGGGAGTGCTTATCATAGAGGCCATGGCTCAGATAGCAGGCATCATGGCATACCTTGCGTCCAGTGAAGCGGATCGGGAAAAGGTCACCTATTTCATGGCGATCGATAACGCAAGGTTCAGAAAGCCGGTCAAGCCCGGGGACCAGCTGCGAATCGAGGCGGAAACAATCTATACCAAGCGGGGTATCTGGAGCATGGCCTGTAAGGCATATGTAGAAGATACACTCGTGACCGAAGCGGAGTTGAAGGCTACCTTCGCAGACAAATAACAAAACAGCGGTCGGGCTTCGGGTGCTGGCGCTGTCGGCTTCGGCCTGAAAATCGCGCAAGACCGGCGTCGCTTCGGTGATACCAGGCTGGCGGGTCTTGCACCTCGACCGCTTCAGGAGAGAATAATGATACATTCTACCGCGGTGATACACCCCACCGCAGAGCTGGCTGAAAATGTTGAGGTCGGACCGTACGTCGTGATCGGTCCCCATGTCAGGGTGGGGCAGGGGACGAAGATAGGCGCGCATACGGTTATCGAGTCGTGGACCGAACTGGGGGAGGAGAACATCATTTCCCATATGGCTTCCATAGGCGCTCCTCCCCAGGACCTGAAGTACAGGGGGGAGGAGACCTGGCTCAAGATCGGCGACCGCAACATAATCCGTGAGTTTTCCACCCTTCATCGGGCCACCACCGCCAAGGAATGCGTAACCAGCATCGGAAGCAACAACATGTTCATGGCTTACTCTCACGTCGCCCATGACTGCAAGGTCGGGAGCAATGTTATCATGGCCAACTGTGCGACTCTCGCCGGTCACGTTACCATCGAAGACTCCGTTACCTTTGGCGGCCTTACCGCCGTTCACCAGTTCACACGGATCGGTTCTCACGTCATGGTCGGCGGCGGGACGCTCGTAGGGACTGATGTCCCCCCGTATACGATCGCTACCGGGGGGGACCGGCGCGACGCGCAGCTGAGAGGCCTCAACCTCATCGGCCTCAAACGGCGCGGTTTCCCCGATGAAGTCATTGCGAGCCTGAAAACAGCCTACAAGATACTTGTCCTTTCCCAGTTGAAGCTTGCCGATGCCATCGAGCGGATCAAGCAGGAGGTCCCTGCTTCGCCGGAAGTGAATCACTTCATCGAGTTCATCGAGCACCCTTCGCAACGGGGGATTTGCAGGCGATGAAAAGGATACGGACGGCGGTCATAGGTGTCGGATACCTCGGGCGATTCCACGCGCAGAAATATGCTGCCATAGAGCACTCGGACCTCGTCGCGGTGGTCGATCTTGACCCGCAGCAGGGGGGGCGGGTGGCAGAGGAGGTCGGCACCAGGTACTGTGGCGATTACCGAGAGATAGCTGACCAAGTGGATGCGGTCAGCATCGTCGTGCCGACCAATTACCATCATGAGGTAGCGAAGTTTTTCCTGGAGCGGGGGAAGCATGTTCTCCTCGAAAAGCCTATCACTCGGACGCTGGAGGAAGCTGACGAGCTGATCCGCATTGCTGCGGCCAAGGGTGCTGTTTTTCAGGTGGGGCATCTGGAGCGGTTCAATCCGGCCATGGCGGCGCTCGGGGGCGTGCTCAAGGAGCCCAGGTTCATCGATGCCACACGGATAGGGCCGTTCAAGGCACGGGGGACCGACGTCAACATCGTCCTCGACCTGATGATACACGATATCGAAATCATCCAGCACCTGGTAGGAAGCAACGTGGCCCGGATCGATGCGGTCGGTGCACCGGTTTTCACCGCCGGAGAGGATATCGCAAACGCCAGGATTGTCTTCGAGAATGGCTGTGTTGCCAACGTGACCGCCAGCCGGGTGAGTTTCACCAGTGAGCGGAAAATGCGTATCTTCCAGCCCGATTCCTACGTCGTTCTGGACTTTCAGAACAGGAAATTGGCGGTGCTCCGGAAGGGAGATGGAGAATCGGCACCGGGCGTTCCTGCTGTGGACGTCAGTGAACAGAGTTTCGAACAGGTGGATGCGCTGAGGCTTGAGATCGAGGCATTTCTCGAATCCATCGCAACAGGGAAGGCTCCCGTCGTTACAGGGGAGGATGGAAGGAAGGCGCTGGAGATTGCCCTCCTCATCAACAAGCAGCTTTAACAGCTTGTTGAAAAACAGCCATCTCGCCGCGGTCGTCGAAAGCCGCCGTGTGCGGCGTAGCGCAGCTATGCCTCCGTGGGGCTTTCTGCGGGTGCGGCGATCTGACTGTTTTTGAACAACCTGCCTGATTCAACAGTCTGGTTATTACTAAATCTCGCGCTGCCGAATGCCTCTTGGTTCGGGCCGAGGCAGAGCGATCCCGAGGTGAGAACATGATTCCGATGGTTGATCTGAGAACACAGTACCTGAGCATCAAAGAGGAAATCGATAAGGGCATTCTTGAGGCGCTGGACAAGACCCAGTTCATTCTCGGTCCCAATGTTGCCGCATTCGAGCAGGAGGCTGCGGCCTATCTCGGTGTGCCTAATGCCGTTGCGGTTGCTTCAGGAACCGACGCCCTGCATCTGGCGCTAGCCGCAGCCGGCATCACGGTCGGGGACGAGGTAATCACCTCCCCCTTCACCTTCATAGCCACCGCTGAAGCAATACGGTACGTCGGTGCTACTCCCGTTTTTGTCGATATCGATCCGAAGACATTCAACATCGATCCGTCGAAAATCGAAGCTGCGGTAACGAGCAGGACTCGCGCGATACTTCCGGTGCACCTGTTCGGACAGCCGGCAGACATGGCTCCCATCGAGGAGATCTGCAAGCGGCACAATCTTCTCCTCGTCGAGGATTGCGCCCAGTCCTTCGGCGCTTCCATCAACGGAAAGATGACCGGGGCCATTGGTGCCCTCGGCTGCTTCAGCTTCTTCCCAAGCAAAAACCTCGGCTGTTACGGTGACGGCGGGATGATTACCGCCACCTCCGCGGAACTGGCAGAGAAGGTGAAAATTCTGCGCAACCATGGCAGCAAGGTTCGATATCATCACTCCGTAATCGGTTACAACAGTCGCCTCGACGAAATCCAGGCGGTCATTCTTAGAGCAAAACTAAAGCGGATATCGGCATATAACGAGGGACGCCGCCGCGTCGCTCACCGGTACAGCTCACTTCTTGCCGGCTCCCAGGTCACTCCCCCCTTCGAAGATGGCCTTGGCGTCCACGTTTACCATCAGTACACGGTGCTGACCGATTCCCGCGATGCCATCATGCAGGCCCTAACCGCAGCGCAGATAGCTTCGGCCGTGTATTACCCCATTCCGCTACACCGCCAGGAGGTCTTCGCGGCAGAATATGGCAATGTTTCGCTGCCGGTGGCTGAAGAAGTGGCTTCACGCTGCATGTCGCTCCCCATCTTCCCCGAAATGACCGACGAGCAGGTGGAGGAAGTGGTACGGGTTATCAAGGGTTGCTGAAGAAGCGTGTAATGATCGTCGCCGGAGAGGCTTCCGGCG from Geobacter sp. DSM 9736 includes the following:
- the bamA gene encoding outer membrane protein assembly factor BamA: MLNRLFLLLLLLILAIPAAHADDERVVEVLVKGNRRIEAAAIANVLKTTAGSYLFPEQVDEDVRAIFRLGHFQDVKAEISRGDKGTVLTFLVTEKPVVREIRIEGNKEVSTEKIREVLEIRTNTIYSPNDVAKSIKKVKKLYADDGYYLAEIDTRTEKRSANEVRVLLTVKEGDKVLIRKILFEGNRAFSDRKLKKVMETNEKGWFSWLTSSGTYKEEVLKNDANLIADLYYNNGYVNVKVGEPVVTVMPDKRGLEVRIGITEGEQFSVGALGFKGDLLESEAELAKQLKLKTGEIFSRGTLRGDVFTLTDIYADKGYAFANITPLSKADAERKIIDVTFDLEKGEKVYIDRINIGGNVKTRDKVIRREIKLAEGELYSATALKRSKQNLMNLGFFEEANLATARGRADNKLNLNVDVKEKPTGTFSIGGGYSSLDGIIGQGSIQQANFLGLGLKLNAAASIGGKSQTYNLGLTDPYFLDTRWTLGADLYRTERDYLDFTRRVTGGDIKAGYPLSDTVSTFWVYKFEDKKVYNLSAALENNILTGQAQPVETSATTSSVTGSITRNTTDYRLDPSRGMVNNLSVEVAGLGGTSRYARYIGNTTVFFPAWWGTVFSLRGEVGHIQGIGKQVPIDEKFFLGGINTIRGYAGRTVSPVNTNRPFLPVDSSGEAARSLNEVYLGGDTEAFFNAEYQFPLIKDAGLKGVLFFDTGNSFDSKAAVFDRFLSSYGFGIRWFSPMGPLRLEYGIPLNPRAEIDQSGGRLEFSIGGFF
- the fabZ gene encoding 3-hydroxyacyl-ACP dehydratase FabZ — protein: MLDVNQIMEILPHRYPFLMVDRILEVEPGKRIVGIKNVTINEPFFPGHFPGHPVMPGVLIIEAMAQIAGIMAYLASSEADREKVTYFMAIDNARFRKPVKPGDQLRIEAETIYTKRGIWSMACKAYVEDTLVTEAELKATFADK
- a CDS encoding Gfo/Idh/MocA family protein — encoded protein: MKRIRTAVIGVGYLGRFHAQKYAAIEHSDLVAVVDLDPQQGGRVAEEVGTRYCGDYREIADQVDAVSIVVPTNYHHEVAKFFLERGKHVLLEKPITRTLEEADELIRIAAAKGAVFQVGHLERFNPAMAALGGVLKEPRFIDATRIGPFKARGTDVNIVLDLMIHDIEIIQHLVGSNVARIDAVGAPVFTAGEDIANARIVFENGCVANVTASRVSFTSERKMRIFQPDSYVVLDFQNRKLAVLRKGDGESAPGVPAVDVSEQSFEQVDALRLEIEAFLESIATGKAPVVTGEDGRKALEIALLINKQL
- the lpxA gene encoding acyl-ACP--UDP-N-acetylglucosamine O-acyltransferase → MIHSTAVIHPTAELAENVEVGPYVVIGPHVRVGQGTKIGAHTVIESWTELGEENIISHMASIGAPPQDLKYRGEETWLKIGDRNIIREFSTLHRATTAKECVTSIGSNNMFMAYSHVAHDCKVGSNVIMANCATLAGHVTIEDSVTFGGLTAVHQFTRIGSHVMVGGGTLVGTDVPPYTIATGGDRRDAQLRGLNLIGLKRRGFPDEVIASLKTAYKILVLSQLKLADAIERIKQEVPASPEVNHFIEFIEHPSQRGICRR
- a CDS encoding DegT/DnrJ/EryC1/StrS aminotransferase family protein, translating into MIPMVDLRTQYLSIKEEIDKGILEALDKTQFILGPNVAAFEQEAAAYLGVPNAVAVASGTDALHLALAAAGITVGDEVITSPFTFIATAEAIRYVGATPVFVDIDPKTFNIDPSKIEAAVTSRTRAILPVHLFGQPADMAPIEEICKRHNLLLVEDCAQSFGASINGKMTGAIGALGCFSFFPSKNLGCYGDGGMITATSAELAEKVKILRNHGSKVRYHHSVIGYNSRLDEIQAVILRAKLKRISAYNEGRRRVAHRYSSLLAGSQVTPPFEDGLGVHVYHQYTVLTDSRDAIMQALTAAQIASAVYYPIPLHRQEVFAAEYGNVSLPVAEEVASRCMSLPIFPEMTDEQVEEVVRVIKGC
- the lpxD gene encoding UDP-3-O-(3-hydroxymyristoyl)glucosamine N-acyltransferase is translated as MEKTLNELAQYLGGTLVGDGEARITGLAGLDEAVEGQITFLANPKYAGKVSDTRASAVVLPPGAERYGRNAIQVANPYLAFAKLLTLFHVRSLPVKGVCEGAVVGSGVIMGTDVTVHPGACIMDGVKLGNRATVFPGAVLYEGVEIGDDTVIHANVTIRERCRIGSRVIVHSGTVIGSDGFGYAPDDASWYKIPQIGIVVIEDDVEVGANVAIDRAALNVTLIRRGTKIDNLTQIAHNCVIGENCMIVSQVGISGSTTIGSHVTLAGQVGVAGHIHIGDNTMIGGKSGVTGSIPANGMFSGIPAIPHREWLRAMGTVPRLPEMKKNISALEKRIQELEEKLEQLSSK
- a CDS encoding OmpH family outer membrane protein; this encodes MKRAITASVLLLCLAFAAPVLAEGGKIGSVDVQKVLLFSESGKGAKEQLAQKANKYELDKNTKEEELKKLKAELEKQSVLLSESARITKEKDYQQKLKEYQRFLKDAQDDLQAKNDELTSRIVDEIVKVVQDYGRKNKYTFIFVKNEGMIYQDETADVTDDILKQFNASKKK